One Mauremys mutica isolate MM-2020 ecotype Southern chromosome 9, ASM2049712v1, whole genome shotgun sequence DNA segment encodes these proteins:
- the HTATSF1 gene encoding HIV Tat-specific factor 1 produces the protein MSGGGGGGSDGNEEFYQQLRLQQLFEARRSGEGEPDPFTYVDPADGTAYEWDREKKAWFPKVTEDFLATYHANYGFPTDSLDSSSASKTESKPAVDSRTAGAQQSTNKKAPQQTDSKQKGEKRKLDAGWFHVEEDKNTNVYVTGLPPDITKDEFIQVMSKCGIIMRDPQTEEHKIKLYKDKQGNLKGDGLCCYLKRESVELALRLLDEDEIRGYKLHVEVAKFQLKGEYDASKKKKKCKDYKKRLSQQQKQLDWRPEKKDGTVRKRHERVIIIRNMFHPKDFEEDPLVLNEIREDLRTECEKFGEVKKVLLFDRHPDGVASVSFKEPEEADLCIQALNGRWFGGRQLSAETWDGTTDYQVEETSREREERLKLWGSFLGESEAEKQKIAAASNSAASSVKLPEDQPSKDNGTSKGDVNAEAHKREDNGEGINEDGTASTDSSLAGSDDETDT, from the exons atgagcggcggcggcggcggcggctcggaCGGGAACGAGGAGTTCTACCAGCAGCTGCGGCTCCAGCAGCTGTTCGAGGCCCGCCGCAGCGGCGAGGGCGAGCCCGACCCCTTCACCTACGTGGACCCGGCGGACGGGACGGCCTACGAGTGGGACCGGGAGAAGAAGGCCTGGTTCCCGAAG GTGACTGAAGACTTCCTGGCAACATATCATGCTAACTATGGCTTCCCTACAGATAGTTTAGACAGTTCCTCTGCTTCAAAGACTGAAAGTAAGCCAGCTGTGGATTCTAGGACAGCAGGAGCACAGCAGTCGACAAATAAAAAAGCACCCCAACAAACAGATTctaaacaaaaaggagaaaaaagaaaacttgATGCAG GATGGTTTCATGTTGAAGAAGACAAAAACACAAATGTGTATGTGACGG GTTTGCCTCCAGACATTACAAAGGATGAGTTTATACAAGTTATGTCAAAGTGTGGTATCATTATGCGAGATCCTCAGACAGAAGAACATAAAATTAAACTTTATAAAGACAAGCAAGGAAATCTTAAAGGAGATGGCCTCTGTTGTTATCTCAAG CGAGAATCAGTTGAGCTTGCATTGAGACTTCTGGATGAGGATGAGATTAGAGGCTACAAATTGCATGTTGAAGTAGCAAAGTTTCAACTAAAGGGGGAGTATGATGCAagcaaaaagaagaagaaatgcaAAGACTACAAGAAGAGGCTGTCTCAACAACAAAA ACAGTTGGATTGGAGGCCTGAGAAGAAAGATGGTACAGTTCGAAAGCGACATGAGCGTGTTATCATCATCAGGAACATGTTCCACCCAAAGGATTTTGAG GAAGATCCTTTAGTACTGAATGAGATTAGGGAAGACCTACGGACAGAATGTGAAAAGTTTGGAGAAGTAAAGAAGGTTCTCTTATTTGAT CGACACCCAGATGGTGTGGCGTCTGTTTCATTTAAAGAACCAGAGGAAGCTGATCTGTGCATACAAGCTCTCAATGGAAGGTGGTTTGGTGGTCGTCAGCTAAGTGCTGAAACATGGGATGGTACAACAGATTATCAG gtggaagagacctcaagagaaaGAGAGGAAAGGCTCAAGCTGTGGGGGTCATTTTTAGGAGAGTCTGAGGCAGAGAAACAGAAAATTGCAGCTGCTTCAAATTCTGCAGCGAGTAGTGTGAAACTGCCAGAAGATCAGCCTTCAAAAGATAATGGCACATCTAAAGGTGATGTGAATGCTGAAGCTCATAAGAGAGAGGATAATGGTGAAGGCATTAATGAAGATGGCACTGCATCAACAGACAGCAGCCTTGCAGGCAGTGATGATGAAACAGATACATAA